In Eschrichtius robustus isolate mEscRob2 chromosome 11, mEscRob2.pri, whole genome shotgun sequence, the following proteins share a genomic window:
- the ZNF214 gene encoding zinc finger protein 214, with translation MPPFYSSAFSTLHPSPKREHEGGRNVHCFPHSLIPDFFFRESLIFDQMAVTFEDVTVNFTWEEWKFLDSSQKKLYREVMWENYTNVVSVGNWKESYRPQEERFRYFEHEHLSCWQGWRNASTQTYDNQNYVEMVQGIDSKDLKQQHLSHRQEWLILSTQVPGFGNYELTFEGKIPRNLKYTKFIPCQSLETKHTEDDGREIYVSDSRGFQGCGYHVGISTKNLSVEKEQKLIGQHPYIPGEEALPEYIGEICQNDLLKGSVEEKYCGCNKCKEIYYWNSQCVHKRNQLGEKFYPCSISTACFTQRSDVYRHPRIHIGKKLYRCDEVASNFSQSFGVHFHQRVHPGEVPYICNVCSKSFSQISSLHCHQRVHTEEKLYRLQCDKDLSRNSLLHIHQRLHIGEKPFKCDQCGKSFSRSSVLHVHQRVHTGEKPYKCDECGKGFSQSSNLRIHQLVHTGEKSYKCDDCGKGFTQRSNLQIHQRVHTGEKPYKCDDCGKDFSHSSDLRIHQRVHTGEKPYTCHECGKGFSKSSKLHTHQRVHTGEKPYKCEQCGKGFSQRSHLLIHQRVHTGEKPYKCDDCGKGFSHSSNLHIHQRVHTGEKPYQCAKCGKGFSHSSALRIHQRVHMGEKIHKCHEYYKGFDQNSHLHSNRRRKTL, from the exons ATTTCTTCTTCCGGGAAAGCCTGATCTTCGACCAGATGGCAGTAACATTTGAAGATGTGACTGTTAATTTTACTTGGGAGGAGTGGAAATTCTTGGATTCTTCTCAAAAAAAGCTCTACAGAGAGGTCATGTGGGAGAACTACACAAATGTCGTGTCAGTAG GAAACTGGAAAGAGAGCTACAGACCCCAAGAAGAAAGATTCAGATATTTTGAACATGAACATCTTTCCTGCTGGCAAGGCTGGAGGAATGCCAGCACTCAGACATATGATAATCAAAACTATGTGGAAATGGTTCAAGGTATAGATTCCAAAGACCTAAAGCAGCAACACCTTTCTCACCGTCAAGAATGGTTAATACTCTCCACACAAGTACCCGGGTTTGGGAACTATGAACTGACTTTTGAAGGCAAAATTCCCAGGAACTTAAAATATACGAAGTTTATACCTTGTCAATCCTTAGAAACAAAACACACTGAAGATGATGGTAGAGAAATCTATGTGAGTGATTCACGTGGTTTTCAAGGATGCGGATACCATGTTGGCATATCCACGAAAAATCTCTCTGTGGAAAAAGAACAGAAGCTCATAGGTCAGCATCCTTATATCCCAGGAGAGGAAGCCCTTCCAGAGTACATTGGGGAGATATGCCAAAATGACCTGCTGAAAGGCTCTGTGGAAGAGAAATACTGTGGATGtaataaatgtaaagaaatttATTATTGGAACTCACAGTGTGTTCACAAGAGAAATCAACTTGGAGAAAAGTTCTATCCATGCTCCATCAGCACAGCATGCTTCACTCAGAGATCAGACGTATACAGACATCCAAGAATCCACATAGGTAAGAAGCTGTACAGATGTGATGAAGTTGCCAGTAACTTTAGTCAGAGCTTCGGTGTTCACTTTCATCAGAGAGTCCACCCAGGGGAGGTACCTTATATATGTAATGTGTGTAGTAAGAGCTTCAGTCAGATCTCCAGTCTTCACTGTCATCAAAGAGTCCACACAGAAGAGAAACTCTATAGACTGCAGTGTGATAAGGACCTCAGTAGAAATTCATTACTTCACATTCACCAGAGACTTCACATAGGAGAGAAGCCTTTTAAGTGTGATCAGTGTGGTAAGAGTTTTAGTCGGAGTTCAGTACTTCATGTTCATCAGAGAGTCCAcacaggagaaaaaccatataagtGTGATGAGTGTGGTAAGGGCTTCAGTCAGAGTTCAAATCTTCGAATTCATCAGTTAGTCCACACGGGAGAAAAGTCCTATAAATGTGATGACTGTGGTAAGGGCTTTACCCAGCGCTCAAATCTTCAAATCCATCAGAGGGTGCATACAGGAGAGAAGCCTTACAAATGTGATGACTGTGGGAAGGACTTTAGTCACAGCTCAGATCTTCGCATTCATCAGAGGGTCCATACAGGGGAGAAGCCCTATACTTGTCATGAATGTGGGAAGGGCTTCAGCAAGAGTTCCAAACTTCACACTCACCAAAGAgtacatactggagagaaaccctataaatGTGAACAGTGTGGGAAGGGCTTCAGTCAGCGTTCACATCTTCTCATTCATCAGAGAGTCCATACAGGAGAAAAACCCTATAAGTGTGATGATTGTGGAAAGGGCTTTAGTCACAGCTCAAATCTTCACATTCATCAGAGGGTCCACACAGGAGAGAAGCCTTATCAATGTGCTAAGTGTGGTAAGGGTTTCAGCCATAGCTCAGCTCTTCGAATTCATCAAAGAGTCCACATGGGAGAAAAAATTCATAAATGCCATGAGTATTATAAGGGGTTCGATCAGAATTCACATCTTCATAGTAATCGCAGAAGAAAAACCTTATAA